Proteins from a single region of Salvelinus fontinalis isolate EN_2023a chromosome 15, ASM2944872v1, whole genome shotgun sequence:
- the LOC129811704 gene encoding 60 kDa lysophospholipase-like isoform X1 — MAECKKSSLSPASHPKTRLLVIHTGGTIGMVYHNDVLSPPGPNVFVKALRKLPDLHDEQYARGPPENTLVLPLCKQNKRIVYTVLEYSPLLDSCNMTTDDWATIGKDIEKHYEKYDGFVILHGTDTMAYTASALSFMCEHLGKPVILTGSQVPIYEMRNDGRDNLLGALLIAGQFVIPEVCLYFHNKLYRGNRVTKVDSGSFNAFNSPNLAPLAIAEVDIKINWDTVWRANTTSRFRVSTQMNRNVGLLRLFPGITAVTVKSFLQAPMEGIVLETYGSGNAPDNRADLLEEFRNATERGVIMVNCTQCLRGSVTTSYATGKALRDAGLVAGCDMTSEAALCKLSYVLARTDLSIEAKKKMLSQNLRGEMIADLQGAKLTLSDGDDLDEATKSLSIS, encoded by the exons tGCTCTCACCCCCAGGGCCTAATGTGTTTGTGAAGGCTCTGCGAAAGCTTCCCGACCTCCATGATGAGCAGTATGCGAGAGGCCCACCGGAGAACACCCTTGTCCTGCC GCTGTGTAAACAAAATAAGAGGATAGTGTACACTGTTTTAGAGTACAGCCCCTTGCTGGACTCTTGCAATATGACCACAGATGACTGGGCTACAATTGGGAAGGACATTGAG AAACACTATGAGAAGTATGACGGTTTTGTCATTCTCCACGGCACGGACACAATGGCCTACACAGCATCTGCTCTGTCCTTCATGTGTGAGCATCTGGGGAAGCCTGTCATCCTCACCGGCTCCCAG GTGCCGATCTATGAGATGAGGAACGATGGAAGAGACAACCTGTTGGGGGCGCTGCTGATCGCTGGTCAGTTTGTCATTCCTGAG GTTTGTCTGTATTTCCACAACAAGCTGTACCGGGGCAACCGTGTGACCAAGGTGGATTCTGGGAGTTTCAATGCCTTCAATTCTCCTAACCTGGCTCCTCTGGCCATTGCTGAAGTGGATATTAAAA TTAATTGGGACACGGTGTGGAGAGCAAACACAACCTCGCGGTTCAGAGTGAGCACTCAGATGAACCGTAACGTGGGTCTGCTGAGACTCTTCCCAGGCATCACTGCTGTGACT gtgaagTCCTTCCTGCAGGCGCCCATGGAGGGCATCGTCCTGGAGACGTATGGTAGTGGAAACGCCCCTGACAACCGCGCTGACCTGCTTGAGGAGTTCCGGAATGCCACAGAGAGGGGCGTGATCATGGTCAACTGCACCCAGTGTCTGAGGGGTTCTGTCACCACATCGTACGCCACCGGAAAG GCCTTGAGGGACGCAGGACTGGTGGCAGGCTGTGACATGACTTCTGAGGCTGCCCTGTGCAAGCTGTCCTACGTGCTGGCCAGGACGGACCTCAGCATAGAGGCCAAAAAAAAG ATGCTGAGTCAGAACCTGCGGGGAGAGATGATCGCTGACCTGCAGGGGGCCAAGCTCACTCTGAGCGACGGCGATGACCTGGATGAAGCGACTAAGTCCCTGAGCATCAGCT AA
- the LOC129811704 gene encoding 60 kDa lysophospholipase-like isoform X2, with the protein MPTHLADELSKRLCKQNKRIVYTVLEYSPLLDSCNMTTDDWATIGKDIEKHYEKYDGFVILHGTDTMAYTASALSFMCEHLGKPVILTGSQVPIYEMRNDGRDNLLGALLIAGQFVIPEVCLYFHNKLYRGNRVTKVDSGSFNAFNSPNLAPLAIAEVDIKINWDTVWRANTTSRFRVSTQMNRNVGLLRLFPGITAVTVKSFLQAPMEGIVLETYGSGNAPDNRADLLEEFRNATERGVIMVNCTQCLRGSVTTSYATGKALRDAGLVAGCDMTSEAALCKLSYVLARTDLSIEAKKKMLSQNLRGEMIADLQGAKLTLSDGDDLDEATKSLSIS; encoded by the exons ATGCCGACACACCTCGCTGATGAACTATCAAAAAG GCTGTGTAAACAAAATAAGAGGATAGTGTACACTGTTTTAGAGTACAGCCCCTTGCTGGACTCTTGCAATATGACCACAGATGACTGGGCTACAATTGGGAAGGACATTGAG AAACACTATGAGAAGTATGACGGTTTTGTCATTCTCCACGGCACGGACACAATGGCCTACACAGCATCTGCTCTGTCCTTCATGTGTGAGCATCTGGGGAAGCCTGTCATCCTCACCGGCTCCCAG GTGCCGATCTATGAGATGAGGAACGATGGAAGAGACAACCTGTTGGGGGCGCTGCTGATCGCTGGTCAGTTTGTCATTCCTGAG GTTTGTCTGTATTTCCACAACAAGCTGTACCGGGGCAACCGTGTGACCAAGGTGGATTCTGGGAGTTTCAATGCCTTCAATTCTCCTAACCTGGCTCCTCTGGCCATTGCTGAAGTGGATATTAAAA TTAATTGGGACACGGTGTGGAGAGCAAACACAACCTCGCGGTTCAGAGTGAGCACTCAGATGAACCGTAACGTGGGTCTGCTGAGACTCTTCCCAGGCATCACTGCTGTGACT gtgaagTCCTTCCTGCAGGCGCCCATGGAGGGCATCGTCCTGGAGACGTATGGTAGTGGAAACGCCCCTGACAACCGCGCTGACCTGCTTGAGGAGTTCCGGAATGCCACAGAGAGGGGCGTGATCATGGTCAACTGCACCCAGTGTCTGAGGGGTTCTGTCACCACATCGTACGCCACCGGAAAG GCCTTGAGGGACGCAGGACTGGTGGCAGGCTGTGACATGACTTCTGAGGCTGCCCTGTGCAAGCTGTCCTACGTGCTGGCCAGGACGGACCTCAGCATAGAGGCCAAAAAAAAG ATGCTGAGTCAGAACCTGCGGGGAGAGATGATCGCTGACCTGCAGGGGGCCAAGCTCACTCTGAGCGACGGCGATGACCTGGATGAAGCGACTAAGTCCCTGAGCATCAGCT AA
- the LOC129811704 gene encoding 60 kDa lysophospholipase-like isoform X3, translating into MTTDDWATIGKDIEKHYEKYDGFVILHGTDTMAYTASALSFMCEHLGKPVILTGSQVPIYEMRNDGRDNLLGALLIAGQFVIPEVCLYFHNKLYRGNRVTKVDSGSFNAFNSPNLAPLAIAEVDIKINWDTVWRANTTSRFRVSTQMNRNVGLLRLFPGITAVTVKSFLQAPMEGIVLETYGSGNAPDNRADLLEEFRNATERGVIMVNCTQCLRGSVTTSYATGKALRDAGLVAGCDMTSEAALCKLSYVLARTDLSIEAKKKMLSQNLRGEMIADLQGAKLTLSDGDDLDEATKSLSIS; encoded by the exons ATGACCACAGATGACTGGGCTACAATTGGGAAGGACATTGAG AAACACTATGAGAAGTATGACGGTTTTGTCATTCTCCACGGCACGGACACAATGGCCTACACAGCATCTGCTCTGTCCTTCATGTGTGAGCATCTGGGGAAGCCTGTCATCCTCACCGGCTCCCAG GTGCCGATCTATGAGATGAGGAACGATGGAAGAGACAACCTGTTGGGGGCGCTGCTGATCGCTGGTCAGTTTGTCATTCCTGAG GTTTGTCTGTATTTCCACAACAAGCTGTACCGGGGCAACCGTGTGACCAAGGTGGATTCTGGGAGTTTCAATGCCTTCAATTCTCCTAACCTGGCTCCTCTGGCCATTGCTGAAGTGGATATTAAAA TTAATTGGGACACGGTGTGGAGAGCAAACACAACCTCGCGGTTCAGAGTGAGCACTCAGATGAACCGTAACGTGGGTCTGCTGAGACTCTTCCCAGGCATCACTGCTGTGACT gtgaagTCCTTCCTGCAGGCGCCCATGGAGGGCATCGTCCTGGAGACGTATGGTAGTGGAAACGCCCCTGACAACCGCGCTGACCTGCTTGAGGAGTTCCGGAATGCCACAGAGAGGGGCGTGATCATGGTCAACTGCACCCAGTGTCTGAGGGGTTCTGTCACCACATCGTACGCCACCGGAAAG GCCTTGAGGGACGCAGGACTGGTGGCAGGCTGTGACATGACTTCTGAGGCTGCCCTGTGCAAGCTGTCCTACGTGCTGGCCAGGACGGACCTCAGCATAGAGGCCAAAAAAAAG ATGCTGAGTCAGAACCTGCGGGGAGAGATGATCGCTGACCTGCAGGGGGCCAAGCTCACTCTGAGCGACGGCGATGACCTGGATGAAGCGACTAAGTCCCTGAGCATCAGCT AA